From Candidatus Deferrimicrobium sp., a single genomic window includes:
- a CDS encoding CoA transferase — translation MAIDKSLKDMTFEDYCRTVFNTTKRYDKPEVLKGIRCVSTTQYILGPSCAAYLAELGAETIKVELPKRGEPMRHTTPFNEPFLYPLSRWMPDKGTGLGFFGANPNEYFLSLDFHKPEAIQIMKRLAAKTDVFAENYRAGTFDRWGIGYRQHAQVNPRVIYQWMGGFGGWGPGRNRASYDILGQAQGGCFSITGWHKEYGGMPSKQTIWIMDYWGGAISAFNILACLYWRDNVSGKGNFLEYSQVHGAQRHLTDFISLYGKTGIVPQRFGNFEPLLCVHGILKCGKSSYPNSKNPQEQEVGFCLVSAYKDDDFQKLCKMINRPDLAKKYPTHADRVGADAQMAIYPELEKFAADKTKEEVDKACKANGILSQPVWNSKEVAANEHWHMRGTLQWLDDPTFGDVLTQGPAYQLSDTPARVRWAFKPVGADNEYILSKLCGYSGSHIAELEQKEII, via the coding sequence ATGGCCATCGACAAAAGCCTGAAGGACATGACATTCGAGGATTACTGTCGGACCGTCTTCAACACGACGAAACGGTACGACAAGCCCGAGGTTCTCAAGGGGATCCGGTGCGTTTCCACCACCCAGTACATCCTCGGCCCCTCCTGCGCGGCGTACCTCGCAGAGCTGGGCGCCGAGACGATCAAGGTCGAGCTTCCGAAGCGGGGCGAGCCGATGCGGCACACGACCCCCTTCAACGAGCCGTTCCTCTACCCGCTGTCCCGCTGGATGCCGGACAAGGGGACGGGCCTCGGCTTCTTCGGCGCGAACCCGAACGAATACTTCCTCTCGCTCGACTTCCACAAGCCGGAAGCGATCCAGATCATGAAGAGGCTGGCGGCGAAAACCGACGTCTTCGCCGAGAACTACCGGGCGGGCACGTTCGACCGGTGGGGGATCGGGTACCGGCAGCACGCCCAGGTCAACCCTCGCGTCATCTACCAGTGGATGGGCGGGTTCGGCGGCTGGGGTCCGGGACGGAACCGGGCTTCGTACGACATCCTCGGCCAGGCGCAGGGCGGCTGCTTCTCGATCACCGGCTGGCACAAGGAGTACGGCGGGATGCCCTCCAAGCAGACGATCTGGATCATGGACTACTGGGGTGGCGCCATCTCCGCGTTCAACATTCTCGCCTGCCTCTACTGGCGGGACAACGTGTCGGGGAAGGGAAACTTCCTCGAATATTCGCAGGTCCACGGCGCCCAGCGCCACCTGACCGACTTCATCTCCCTCTACGGGAAGACCGGCATCGTCCCGCAACGGTTCGGGAACTTCGAGCCGCTGCTGTGCGTGCACGGGATCCTCAAGTGCGGGAAGTCGTCGTACCCGAACTCGAAGAACCCGCAGGAGCAGGAAGTCGGCTTCTGCCTCGTCTCCGCCTACAAGGACGACGATTTCCAGAAGTTGTGCAAGATGATCAACCGTCCCGACTTGGCCAAGAAGTACCCGACTCACGCGGACCGCGTCGGCGCCGATGCGCAAATGGCCATCTACCCCGAGCTCGAGAAGTTCGCGGCCGACAAGACGAAGGAAGAAGTCGACAAGGCCTGCAAGGCGAACGGGATCCTCTCCCAGCCGGTGTGGAACTCCAAGGAAGTCGCGGCGAACGAGCACTGGCATATGCGCGGCACGCTTCAGTGGCTCGACGACCCGACCTTCGGAGACGTCCTGACCCAGGGTCCGGCGTACCAGCTGTCCGATACCCCGGCCCGCGTCCGCTGGGCGTTCAAGCCGGTCGGCGCCGACAACGAGTACATCCTGTCCAAGCTGTGCGGCTATAGCGGTTCCCATATCGCCGAGCTGGAGCAGAAAGAGATCATCTAA
- a CDS encoding CoA transferase, with protein MAEKWRTEKKRPTIKVLPWPAIPTPTVDEVYAGVDEKRKEYSLWVESAVRQQFNADKPESLDGIRVLDMTANMEIGHWCSSHFSELGAEVIMVEPPGGDPIRKLTPFGREEYMFQSKNGEKVGARYLSEARNKFSVTLNLETEQGRALLKKIIPQVDILIENAPPGHYDKLGIGYRQLSEINPRLVYMWVGQRGQWGPLKDDAGNLDPTAQCSMGFTHGTGAPVSFGGTPTRSGWWLCDHVGGTFSAIGAMAALYARERFLGKGQFVECTAAEGVIRIIDYNWAWQGMDGSIRPRYGNWDLAINIYAVNPCADGQIMVGGGHDRLWFRIWRTVGKDKPELEQHICEDPKLRVVTDRLPHYMQVETYTTMCEWTKDKTRNEAETALQEEEVASGGVSFLDEVCEFPHYKYRGHVEIVDDLNFGKVLIGASGFIGMNTPGRIKWVGRLTGQDNEDVFRRLAGIDREGLKAFKKGGVI; from the coding sequence ATGGCTGAAAAGTGGCGTACGGAAAAGAAACGGCCGACGATCAAGGTTCTTCCGTGGCCCGCGATTCCAACGCCGACCGTCGACGAGGTATACGCGGGGGTCGACGAGAAGCGGAAGGAATACTCGCTGTGGGTCGAGTCGGCGGTGCGGCAGCAGTTCAACGCCGACAAACCGGAATCCCTCGACGGGATCCGGGTTCTCGACATGACCGCGAACATGGAGATTGGCCACTGGTGCTCTTCGCACTTCTCCGAACTCGGGGCCGAGGTCATCATGGTCGAGCCCCCGGGCGGCGACCCGATCCGGAAACTGACCCCCTTCGGCCGCGAAGAGTACATGTTCCAGTCGAAGAACGGCGAGAAGGTCGGCGCAAGGTACCTCTCCGAGGCGCGGAACAAGTTCTCCGTCACGCTCAACCTAGAGACCGAACAGGGAAGGGCGCTGCTGAAGAAGATCATCCCGCAGGTCGACATCCTGATCGAGAACGCGCCTCCGGGACACTATGACAAGCTGGGGATCGGCTACCGGCAGCTCTCCGAGATCAACCCTCGGCTCGTCTACATGTGGGTCGGACAGCGCGGCCAATGGGGTCCCCTGAAGGACGACGCGGGTAACCTCGACCCGACCGCCCAGTGCTCGATGGGCTTCACCCACGGGACCGGCGCGCCGGTGTCGTTCGGCGGCACCCCGACGCGGTCCGGCTGGTGGCTGTGCGACCACGTCGGCGGCACCTTCTCGGCGATCGGCGCCATGGCGGCCCTCTACGCCCGGGAGCGGTTCCTCGGCAAGGGGCAGTTCGTGGAGTGCACGGCGGCGGAAGGCGTCATCCGGATCATCGACTACAACTGGGCATGGCAAGGGATGGACGGCTCCATCCGGCCCCGATACGGGAACTGGGACCTCGCCATCAACATTTACGCCGTCAACCCCTGCGCCGACGGGCAGATCATGGTCGGCGGCGGGCACGACCGCCTCTGGTTCCGGATCTGGCGGACCGTCGGGAAGGACAAGCCCGAGCTCGAGCAGCACATCTGCGAGGATCCGAAGCTGCGCGTCGTGACCGACCGGCTTCCGCACTATATGCAGGTCGAGACGTACACGACGATGTGCGAGTGGACCAAGGATAAGACCCGGAACGAGGCCGAGACCGCGCTGCAGGAAGAGGAAGTGGCGTCGGGCGGCGTGTCGTTCCTCGACGAGGTGTGCGAGTTCCCGCACTACAAGTATCGCGGCCATGTTGAGATCGTCGACGATCTCAACTTCGGCAAGGTCCTGATCGGAGCGTCCGGCTTCATCGGGATGAACACCCCGGGCCGGATCAAGTGGGTCGGCCGTTTGACGGGGCAGGACAACGAGGACGTGTTCCGCCGCCTCGCCGGTATCGACCGGGAAGGGCTGAAAGCTTTCAAGAAGGGAGGGGTGATCTAA